A region of Deltaproteobacteria bacterium DNA encodes the following proteins:
- a CDS encoding sigma-70 family RNA polymerase sigma factor, whose translation MAERARDSAERELAELITKIAKECESALGKLYDLTISQVYGLALKILSSTQEADEVTLDVFKQVWNRAFDYSAERGTPSAWLITLTRSRAIDKLRSEGRRKRIQDPLPDELTDKVSSPEEKTEIREKRELIESALSELTPQQRESIELAYFHGLTQTEISARMNEPLGTVKSWMRAGMMKLREIISPEDQPA comes from the coding sequence ATGGCTGAACGCGCGCGGGACAGTGCAGAGAGAGAGCTTGCGGAGCTCATTACGAAAATCGCAAAGGAATGCGAGTCCGCTCTCGGAAAGCTCTATGACCTGACAATTTCACAGGTTTACGGGCTGGCCCTCAAGATCCTTTCAAGCACTCAGGAGGCGGATGAGGTCACACTCGACGTATTCAAACAGGTCTGGAACAGGGCTTTTGATTACTCGGCCGAGCGCGGCACTCCGTCGGCGTGGCTCATAACGCTCACCAGAAGCAGGGCAATCGACAAACTGAGATCGGAAGGGAGACGTAAAAGAATTCAGGATCCCCTTCCCGACGAGCTTACAGACAAGGTTTCATCGCCCGAGGAAAAGACCGAGATTAGAGAAAAACGCGAGCTCATCGAAAGCGCCCTTTCGGAGCTCACCCCGCAGCAGCGTGAGTCAATCGAGCTTGCCTATTTCCACGGCCTTACACAGACCGAGATTTCAGCGCGCATGAATGAGCCGCTCGGGACAGTGAAGAGCTGGATGCGGGCGGGGATGATGAAACTTAGGGAGATAATATCCCCTGAGGATCAGCCCGCATAA
- a CDS encoding anti-sigma factor, with the protein MTDKSRMDELIPLYALGVLEGEELREAESLLDTPRGRELLREYEEVNSLLPYAAKGIFPSPELRKKLLAEIKKSHAGQRAKSRVPFFGKLQPLLFGLGGAVAAAAIVFLLVWNLSLRGTLNDQRALVGELNERVTVQQGEIKTLNNLLALKESEVGSLETKLASLEEITEFMEDPNIVLIALESRKPETEAAGRVLWDRDENDALFYSLNLPVPPPGKTYQWWVVADGDTKSVGVFESDSDGNSVVKIDSLREYGEDIDEFRLTLEPEGGAETPTGTAFLSGQSI; encoded by the coding sequence ATGACGGATAAATCGAGAATGGATGAGCTTATCCCTCTTTATGCTCTTGGAGTACTGGAGGGAGAGGAGCTCAGAGAGGCGGAGAGTCTTCTGGATACACCCAGGGGAAGGGAGCTTCTGAGAGAGTACGAAGAGGTGAATTCGCTTCTGCCCTATGCGGCAAAGGGTATTTTTCCCTCTCCGGAGCTCAGGAAAAAGCTGCTGGCGGAAATTAAAAAGTCCCACGCCGGGCAGAGGGCCAAAAGCCGGGTTCCTTTTTTCGGGAAGCTTCAGCCCTTACTGTTCGGTCTCGGGGGAGCGGTTGCCGCCGCGGCAATAGTATTCCTCTTAGTCTGGAATCTTTCGCTGAGGGGAACGCTAAATGATCAGCGCGCCCTGGTAGGTGAATTGAACGAGCGCGTTACGGTTCAGCAGGGTGAGATAAAGACTCTCAACAATCTCCTGGCTCTCAAAGAAAGCGAGGTTGGGAGTCTGGAAACAAAACTCGCGAGCCTCGAAGAGATTACCGAATTCATGGAGGACCCTAATATAGTGCTCATCGCTCTTGAGAGCAGGAAGCCCGAAACGGAGGCGGCTGGCAGAGTGCTATGGGACAGGGACGAGAACGATGCGCTCTTTTATTCGCTTAATCTTCCCGTACCTCCTCCGGGAAAAACCTATCAGTGGTGGGTTGTCGCCGACGGGGATACGAAGAGCGTGGGCGTATTTGAATCGGACAGTGACGGCAACAGCGTTGTGAAGATAGACTCTCTCAGGGAATACGGAGAGGATATAGATGAGTTCAGGCTGACGCTCGAGCCCGAGGGCGGAGCCGAGACTCCGACAGGGACCGCTTTTCTCTCAGGGCAATCAATTTGA
- a CDS encoding HU family DNA-binding protein codes for MKRSDIEKELAEKFNLQPSQSEQILDTIIEHMTEVLEDGGRIEIRGFGSFFTKSYGSYEGRNPRTGEKVTVSEKKLPHFRPSRELIGKLNGEE; via the coding sequence ATGAAGCGTTCAGATATAGAAAAGGAATTAGCCGAAAAATTTAATCTTCAACCTTCCCAATCCGAGCAGATCCTGGATACCATAATTGAGCATATGACGGAAGTGCTGGAAGACGGAGGGAGAATCGAAATCAGAGGCTTCGGAAGCTTCTTTACCAAGAGCTACGGCTCTTACGAGGGCAGAAACCCAAGAACGGGGGAGAAGGTTACTGTCTCGGAGAAAAAGCTCCCTCATTTCAGACCCAGCCGTGAACTGATAGGGAAGCTGAACGGCGAAGAGTGA
- the def gene encoding peptide deformylase, producing the protein MSVRNILKYPDPFLRKKCGVVEEIDDDILRLLDDMAETMYDAPGVGLAAPQVGVDKRIIVVDITPANREGEEEVEYEGPGLIELINPEITSASGEVTGEEGCLSIPGFVSDVKRKNKIVLEGYNREGELLEIEAEDLLARVFQHEIDHLDGILFIDRLSRLKRELLKSKIEKAFGKEERYAAV; encoded by the coding sequence ATGTCTGTAAGAAATATACTTAAATATCCCGACCCTTTTCTGAGGAAGAAGTGCGGTGTCGTCGAGGAAATAGACGACGATATCCTGAGGCTCCTCGACGATATGGCGGAGACTATGTACGACGCTCCGGGTGTGGGGCTCGCGGCCCCTCAGGTGGGCGTGGATAAGAGGATAATCGTTGTCGATATAACTCCCGCGAATAGGGAAGGGGAAGAGGAAGTCGAATACGAAGGCCCTGGCCTTATAGAGCTAATAAACCCTGAAATTACATCAGCCTCGGGGGAGGTTACGGGGGAGGAGGGGTGCCTCAGCATTCCGGGGTTCGTGAGCGATGTAAAAAGAAAAAATAAAATCGTGCTTGAGGGATACAACCGGGAGGGCGAGCTTCTTGAGATAGAGGCCGAGGATTTACTCGCCCGTGTTTTCCAGCACGAAATTGACCACCTTGACGGAATTCTTTTCATAGACAGGCTAAGCCGCCTGAAGCGCGAGCTTCTCAAGAGCAAGATCGAAAAGGCTTTTGGTAAAGAGGAAAGGTATGCGGCGGTCTGA
- a CDS encoding pyridoxal phosphate-dependent aminotransferase, with translation MPSKLSEGISPFYVMEVLERAKELEARGESIVHFEVGEPDFQTPEVIRSEAINAIKDGDTGYTHSLGTGELREAVSDDYEKTYGVNISPGRVIITMGSSPALFLSMLSLLDAGDEVIITDPHYACYPQIIKIAGGVPRTVGIYEEEAYQIDVGRLKKAITPRTKAILINSPANPTGAVLRPEVIGEIAALGVLVISDEIYHGLVYGEKASTIFEFTHNAIAVNGFSKLYSMTGWRLGYFIVPEQFVRPVQKLQQNLFISPNPFVQRAGVAAIRKGKSEAFGMVEQFDRRRKVMIEGLRELGFRLDTEPEGAFYVFVNAEELGRDSRKLAFDILEKARVAVTPGIDFGEGGESYLRFSYATSIGDIEEGIKRLGDYINRYKHGAA, from the coding sequence ATGCCGTCGAAGCTGTCGGAAGGGATATCCCCTTTTTACGTGATGGAGGTTCTGGAAAGGGCAAAGGAGCTTGAAGCCCGGGGTGAGAGTATCGTACATTTCGAAGTAGGGGAGCCCGATTTTCAAACGCCCGAAGTTATTCGCAGCGAAGCTATAAACGCTATTAAAGACGGGGACACGGGGTACACGCACAGTCTCGGCACGGGAGAGTTGAGAGAGGCCGTCTCAGATGATTACGAGAAAACTTATGGTGTTAATATCTCGCCCGGAAGGGTCATAATCACTATGGGCAGCTCGCCCGCTCTCTTTCTCTCAATGCTCTCGTTGCTTGATGCGGGAGACGAGGTTATAATCACCGACCCCCATTACGCCTGTTACCCGCAGATCATAAAAATAGCCGGGGGCGTTCCCAGAACCGTCGGGATATATGAGGAAGAGGCGTACCAGATAGACGTCGGCAGGCTCAAAAAAGCGATTACCCCGAGGACAAAAGCGATATTGATAAACTCCCCGGCGAACCCGACCGGCGCCGTGCTCAGGCCGGAAGTGATCGGAGAGATCGCGGCACTCGGAGTGCTGGTTATTTCCGATGAAATCTATCACGGGCTCGTTTACGGGGAGAAGGCGAGCACAATATTCGAATTTACGCACAACGCCATTGCCGTAAACGGCTTCTCCAAGCTCTACTCGATGACCGGCTGGAGGCTCGGTTATTTTATTGTGCCCGAGCAATTCGTGCGCCCGGTGCAAAAGCTTCAGCAGAACCTCTTTATATCTCCCAACCCGTTTGTTCAGAGGGCTGGCGTGGCAGCTATAAGAAAGGGAAAGTCGGAGGCGTTCGGGATGGTGGAGCAGTTTGACCGGAGGCGGAAGGTGATGATCGAAGGGTTGAGGGAGCTCGGTTTCAGGCTCGACACAGAGCCTGAGGGGGCGTTTTACGTATTCGTAAATGCGGAAGAGCTGGGCCGGGATTCCCGTAAGCTCGCCTTTGATATACTGGAAAAAGCCCGTGTCGCGGTTACGCCCGGAATCGACTTCGGTGAGGGAGGAGAGAGTTATCTGAGATTCTCCTACGCGACCTCGATAGGCGACATCGAAGAAGGCATAAAGAGGCTCGGAGATTATATAAACAGATATAAACACGGCGCTGCATGA
- the pgk gene encoding phosphoglycerate kinase → MTIPSIEEIDIREKRVLIRVDFDIPITRSGKVSDVSKILHALPTIHYAVGEKARVIIASHLSGPGGRLNRKYSLEPVGKKLTEFLDCEIYFPENSVGDVVKKISGDMLPGSVMLLENLEFHKGELSNSPEYAKKLSEIADIYVNEAFSISNQERASLTAITEYFDTVCAGLGFKNEINNLSRFKDPDPPFTAVIGGESSSRKIELMESLLDRVESFLVGGAIANSFLRIIGKETGRSEIDERTLYSAKKLISSSFTRDIKLIIPEDLVTVRGDLNNDSPSFIISGVSIPKESMAVDIGPDTRVSFANNVSRARTVLWNGPLGVYEKSVFGEGTAALAEALSGSEAFSAILGDDTVKAVEEAGYEGGISFISRGGDAAMDYIINGTIPAITAIEERIK, encoded by the coding sequence ATGACAATACCGTCAATAGAAGAAATAGATATTAGAGAGAAGAGGGTCCTTATAAGGGTAGATTTCGACATCCCCATTACACGCTCGGGCAAAGTCTCCGATGTGTCGAAAATCCTGCACGCGCTCCCCACAATTCATTACGCGGTGGGCGAGAAGGCCAGGGTGATAATCGCGTCTCATCTGAGCGGTCCCGGAGGGAGGCTGAATCGCAAGTACTCGCTTGAGCCTGTAGGTAAAAAGCTCACGGAGTTTCTGGACTGCGAGATATATTTCCCGGAAAATTCTGTCGGGGACGTGGTGAAGAAGATCTCGGGCGATATGCTTCCGGGAAGCGTAATGCTTCTGGAAAACCTTGAGTTCCACAAAGGGGAACTCTCAAACAGCCCGGAATACGCTAAAAAGCTCTCCGAAATCGCGGATATTTATGTGAATGAGGCTTTTTCGATTTCCAACCAGGAGCGCGCCTCGCTTACAGCCATAACCGAATATTTCGATACCGTATGCGCGGGGCTCGGATTCAAAAACGAGATTAATAATCTGAGCCGCTTTAAAGACCCCGACCCTCCGTTTACGGCGGTAATCGGCGGAGAAAGCTCTTCCCGGAAAATAGAGCTCATGGAGAGTCTCCTCGACAGGGTGGAATCATTTCTGGTAGGGGGCGCGATAGCCAATTCCTTCCTCAGGATTATAGGTAAGGAGACCGGCAGGTCCGAGATCGACGAGCGGACCCTTTACAGCGCCAAAAAACTGATTTCCTCCTCCTTCACGCGAGATATCAAATTGATAATTCCGGAGGACCTTGTTACCGTCCGGGGAGATTTGAACAATGACTCCCCTTCCTTTATAATTTCCGGCGTCAGTATCCCGAAGGAATCAATGGCGGTTGACATAGGTCCCGACACCCGCGTGTCGTTTGCCAATAACGTATCCAGAGCTAGAACGGTACTCTGGAACGGGCCGTTGGGTGTTTATGAAAAGTCCGTATTCGGAGAGGGAACAGCCGCTCTGGCGGAAGCGCTTTCCGGGTCCGAGGCTTTCAGCGCGATTCTGGGGGATGACACGGTAAAGGCGGTCGAGGAAGCAGGGTATGAAGGCGGGATAAGTTTCATATCCAGGGGCGGCGATGCCGCTATGGATTATATTATAAACGGTACGATTCCCGCGATCACGGCGATTGAAGAAAGGATAAAATGA
- the tpiA gene encoding triose-phosphate isomerase: MRKTLIAGNWKMNMMREEAGALARGVAEEAGDAADRVDVILAPPYTALGAVAGALEGTGIMLGAQNVFWEEKGAFTGEISPGMLADSGCTWVIIGHSERRNVLNETDEMVRRKIEASLKGGLNVIVCVGESLEERHGGKTIKIVGSQVKSALEELRIKDPAGFVIAYEPVWAIGTGQHATPDEAQHVHATIREVTGNIMGDHAGRIRIVYGGSVNEDNIKALLAEADIDGALVGGASLEAGAMANIVRIAGE; this comes from the coding sequence ATGAGAAAAACACTCATCGCAGGCAACTGGAAGATGAATATGATGAGGGAGGAGGCAGGGGCGCTTGCCCGCGGTGTCGCGGAAGAAGCAGGGGACGCGGCTGACAGGGTGGATGTTATACTGGCCCCTCCCTACACTGCGCTCGGCGCTGTAGCGGGGGCGCTCGAAGGGACGGGCATTATGCTCGGCGCACAGAACGTATTCTGGGAGGAGAAAGGAGCGTTTACAGGGGAGATTTCACCCGGTATGCTTGCCGATTCGGGATGCACGTGGGTTATAATAGGCCACTCCGAGAGGAGAAATGTGCTTAATGAGACGGACGAGATGGTCAGGCGGAAGATTGAAGCTTCGCTCAAGGGCGGGTTAAATGTTATTGTCTGCGTGGGTGAGAGTCTTGAAGAGAGGCACGGTGGTAAAACAATCAAGATTGTGGGGAGCCAGGTAAAATCGGCTTTAGAAGAGCTTCGAATCAAGGACCCCGCGGGCTTCGTTATAGCATATGAGCCTGTTTGGGCAATCGGCACCGGCCAGCACGCCACACCTGACGAAGCGCAACACGTGCACGCTACAATTCGTGAAGTAACAGGTAATATTATGGGTGATCACGCCGGGCGCATAAGGATAGTGTACGGCGGGAGCGTTAACGAGGATAATATAAAAGCACTGCTCGCCGAAGCCGATATAGACGGCGCCCTCGTCGGGGGAGCAAGCCTCGAGGCCGGGGCGATGGCAAATATAGTGCGGATAGCAGGAGAGTAA
- the secG gene encoding preprotein translocase subunit SecG — protein MELIISSVKLIHILVSLLLIIVVLLQPGKSGDLGSIFGGGTSDSVFGSSGAVPFLAKVTRGLAVLFMLTSLTLGYFAASGVSKSVVKDVDAAPVSVEESDALQNSPVGAATDESAPAPESASDTGAASDSEAGQAVDSSGNEGTADTATDQTGGEAAQQENSGGAQEEKTTE, from the coding sequence GTGGAACTAATAATTTCTTCCGTAAAATTAATACATATATTAGTGAGCTTACTGCTCATAATAGTGGTGCTGCTCCAGCCGGGCAAGAGCGGCGACCTGGGGTCGATATTCGGCGGGGGCACGAGCGACTCCGTCTTCGGGTCGAGCGGCGCCGTACCGTTCCTTGCCAAGGTTACAAGGGGGCTTGCCGTATTATTCATGCTCACATCGCTCACGCTCGGATACTTTGCCGCAAGCGGCGTAAGCAAATCGGTCGTAAAGGATGTTGACGCCGCTCCGGTTTCTGTCGAGGAGAGTGACGCTCTTCAAAACTCGCCTGTCGGAGCTGCAACAGACGAATCCGCACCGGCTCCGGAAAGCGCTTCGGATACGGGCGCTGCGAGTGATTCCGAGGCCGGTCAAGCGGTTGATTCGTCGGGGAATGAAGGGACTGCGGATACAGCTACAGATCAAACAGGGGGAGAAGCCGCTCAGCAGGAGAACAGCGGAGGGGCTCAAGAAGAAAAGACTACCGAGTAG
- the nth gene encoding endonuclease III has translation MNKKNAGKGRESRKSKRERARHILSILEEEYPEARCHLNYNNAFELLIGCILSAQCTDKRVNEVTKTLFKKYPSPREFADADPSLLESEIFTCGFYRAKAKSIINCSKALVEEHGGEVPASMEELTKLAGVGRKTANVVLGNWFGVPGIIVDTHISRLSKRLKLTSNSDPTKIEFDIMKLIPEEKWTFFSNSLGDHGRTVCFARKPRCGECAVSHLCPSAGIV, from the coding sequence GTGAATAAAAAGAACGCGGGGAAGGGGCGTGAAAGCCGGAAATCGAAACGTGAAAGGGCCCGTCATATCCTCTCCATCCTCGAAGAGGAATATCCCGAGGCGCGGTGTCACCTTAATTACAACAACGCATTTGAGCTGCTGATCGGCTGCATTCTTTCGGCGCAGTGCACGGATAAAAGGGTGAATGAGGTTACAAAAACTCTTTTTAAGAAATACCCGTCGCCCAGAGAGTTTGCCGATGCCGACCCTTCCTTACTTGAGAGCGAGATTTTCACTTGCGGTTTTTACAGGGCAAAGGCGAAATCGATTATCAACTGCTCTAAGGCGCTGGTCGAGGAGCACGGCGGGGAAGTGCCCGCTTCCATGGAGGAGCTGACCAAACTCGCCGGAGTCGGGAGAAAGACCGCCAACGTCGTGCTCGGGAACTGGTTCGGCGTACCGGGGATAATCGTCGACACCCATATTTCGAGGCTCTCCAAGAGACTCAAGCTCACGTCTAATTCCGACCCGACAAAAATAGAATTCGACATCATGAAACTGATTCCGGAGGAGAAATGGACGTTCTTTTCAAACTCACTCGGCGATCACGGAAGGACCGTTTGCTTCGCCAGAAAGCCACGGTGCGGAGAGTGCGCAGTCAGCCACCTCTGCCCGTCTGCGGGGATTGTGTGA
- a CDS encoding TIGR01212 family radical SAM protein (This family includes YhcC from E. coli K-12, an uncharacterized radical SAM protein.), which yields MTPFDWVQHDGYNRYNIKLENMKKRYNDYNTYLREKFGGRVNKVSLDMGFTCPNRDGSLARGGCVYCNNDTFVPPYARARYSMHDQLIRGMDYLRGRFKAQKFIVYFQAYTNTYGDARTLEEMYREALKYEGVVGIAVGTRSDCVDDEKVEMFERLAKECYVSLEYGIESIYDKSLQYMNRGHDYRSVMDAIAMSRGRGFELGAHIIAGLPTETEEEMLAMADEVSSLGIDCLKVHNLHIVKNTPLERMYRENPFPLFGYEEYVDFIVRFMERLDPDMVIERFFTDTPHDLLIAPRLNKSHLQILQGIEAGLERRDTRQGRLYNCQPPESNALAL from the coding sequence ATGACACCCTTCGACTGGGTTCAGCATGACGGATATAATCGGTATAATATCAAACTGGAGAACATGAAGAAGCGCTATAACGACTACAACACCTATTTAAGGGAAAAGTTTGGGGGCCGCGTCAACAAGGTGTCCCTCGACATGGGTTTTACCTGCCCGAACAGGGACGGGAGCCTTGCGCGCGGCGGATGTGTTTACTGCAACAACGATACGTTCGTCCCTCCCTACGCCCGCGCCCGCTACTCCATGCACGACCAGCTCATACGCGGTATGGACTATCTTCGAGGGAGATTCAAGGCCCAAAAATTCATCGTCTATTTCCAGGCTTATACAAACACCTACGGGGATGCGCGGACTCTGGAGGAGATGTACAGGGAGGCGCTTAAATATGAAGGTGTCGTGGGTATCGCCGTCGGGACGAGGTCTGACTGCGTGGATGATGAAAAGGTCGAGATGTTCGAGCGGCTCGCGAAAGAGTGCTACGTATCGCTTGAATACGGGATAGAGTCCATTTACGACAAGTCGCTTCAGTACATGAACAGAGGGCACGATTACCGCTCCGTCATGGACGCGATTGCCATGTCGCGGGGAAGGGGGTTTGAGCTGGGCGCTCATATAATAGCAGGCCTCCCCACCGAGACCGAGGAAGAAATGCTCGCGATGGCTGACGAGGTATCGTCGCTGGGCATCGACTGCCTCAAGGTCCATAACCTCCATATAGTGAAAAACACGCCGCTTGAAAGGATGTACAGGGAAAATCCCTTCCCTCTCTTCGGATACGAGGAATATGTCGATTTCATAGTCCGCTTTATGGAGAGGCTCGATCCCGATATGGTCATTGAAAGATTTTTTACCGATACGCCGCACGATTTATTGATTGCCCCCCGGTTGAATAAATCCCACCTGCAGATACTTCAGGGAATAGAGGCCGGGCTTGAGAGGAGGGACACACGGCAGGGGAGGCTCTATAATTGTCAGCCACCTGAATCGAATGCTTTAGCCCTTTGA
- a CDS encoding Bax inhibitor-1/YccA family protein: MIKSSNPALGEKTFEQYQPGIEAAGRMTINGTINKTLILLALVIVPAVWLWDSFYKGGAETIGVWMIGGLFGGLIFAVVTIFKKTWAPYTAPIYALLEGLVIGGISAYAEAQFKGIVFQAVALTFGTLFALLVAYRSGLIKVTEKFRMGVVAATGAIFLVYFVSIVVGFFGVGVPFIHTGGTIGILFSLFVVVIAALNLVLDFDFIEKGAEHGAPKYMEWYSAFGLIVTLVWLYIEFIRLLSKLRQ; this comes from the coding sequence ATGATTAAAAGCTCTAACCCTGCCCTCGGAGAAAAGACGTTCGAGCAGTATCAGCCCGGTATCGAGGCCGCCGGGCGGATGACGATAAACGGAACCATTAACAAAACGCTGATACTCCTTGCCCTTGTCATAGTACCGGCCGTATGGCTCTGGGATTCCTTTTACAAGGGAGGCGCTGAAACCATAGGGGTATGGATGATCGGCGGGTTATTTGGCGGGTTGATATTCGCCGTGGTTACCATATTCAAGAAGACGTGGGCCCCTTACACCGCGCCCATATACGCTCTTTTGGAAGGGCTCGTAATAGGGGGTATATCCGCCTATGCCGAGGCTCAGTTCAAGGGGATAGTTTTTCAGGCCGTAGCGCTCACGTTCGGCACATTGTTTGCCCTCCTCGTGGCGTACAGATCGGGCCTGATTAAGGTGACGGAAAAGTTCCGTATGGGTGTGGTCGCCGCCACAGGCGCTATATTCCTGGTTTACTTTGTTTCGATAGTCGTCGGCTTTTTTGGTGTGGGCGTTCCGTTTATTCATACTGGAGGGACAATCGGCATATTGTTCAGCCTGTTTGTCGTAGTGATAGCTGCCCTTAATCTCGTGCTCGACTTCGACTTCATCGAGAAGGGGGCGGAGCATGGGGCGCCAAAGTATATGGAATGGTACAGCGCGTTTGGCCTGATCGTCACGCTTGTCTGGCTGTATATAGAATTTATCAGGCTTCTTTCAAAGCTCAGGCAATGA
- a CDS encoding thiol-disulfide oxidoreductase DCC family protein — MREHPVILFDGVCNLCSGSVSFIIKRDRDGVFKFAPLQSEAGARLIEKFNIQDEGLETFVLVEEENAYTRSTAALRALRRLGGLWGLLYGFIVIPAPLRDAVYDFIARNRYRWFGRKDECMVPGPGIKNRFLD, encoded by the coding sequence GTGCGTGAACATCCTGTAATACTTTTTGATGGGGTTTGTAATCTATGCAGCGGCTCCGTGAGTTTTATCATAAAACGCGACCGTGACGGCGTATTTAAGTTTGCCCCGCTCCAGTCGGAAGCCGGAGCCCGTCTGATAGAGAAATTTAACATTCAAGATGAAGGACTGGAGACTTTCGTTCTGGTCGAAGAGGAGAATGCATATACGAGGTCAACCGCGGCGCTCAGGGCGCTCAGGCGGCTCGGCGGTCTGTGGGGACTCCTCTACGGCTTTATCGTGATACCTGCTCCGCTGAGGGATGCCGTTTACGACTTCATAGCCCGTAACAGATACAGGTGGTTCGGCAGGAAAGACGAGTGCATGGTTCCGGGGCCTGGGATAAAAAACAGGTTCCTTGATTAG